TCATCGATGACGATCCGGAAATACGGGCCTTCATCCGCGCCGTCCTCACGCCGATGGATTTCTTCTGCGAGGAATTCGACGGCTTTGGCGCCTTGCGCGACCGCACGGAGGTCAATGACGCCGACGTCATCATCCTGGATCTATCGCTGGGCGAGGATGATGGGGTGGAGGTGCTGCGCTGGCTGGCCGATCGGCGTTGTCCGGCCGGAATCGCCCTGGTGTCGAGTTTCGACGAGCGCCTGCTGGCCACCGCCCTCAAGGTCGGGCAATCCTATGGGCTTTCGATGCTGAAGTGCCTGCGCAAACCGGTCAAGCCCGTCGATCTGCGCGAAATGCTGGCCAATCGCCCGCGCCCGCAAAGCGCGATCGCCCGCGAAGAACTGGCCCTCGGCATCGAGGCCCGGGAACTGGTTCTTTTCTACCAGCCCAAAATCGAGGTGGCGACGGGGGCGGTCAGCAGCGCCGAGGCCCTAGTGCGCTGGAACAACGGTCGGCGCGGGTTGATCTTTCCCGGCAGCTTCATTCCTTTGGCCGAGACTTCCGGCCTGATGTCGACGATGACCGATATGGTGCTTGATCAAGCCCTCTTCGACCGCGCCGCCTGGGGAGCCCTTGGCTTTTCGCCGGCGGTCGCGGTCAATCTGTCGGCTTCGGCCCTGGTCGACCTTGATCTGCCCGACCGGGTCGGCGCCAGCCTTCATAAGCACGGGGTACCGGCCAGCGCCCTGATCTTGGAAGTGACCGAGGCCAGCGCCATGCGCGACACCCGATCAAGCATGGATGTGCTGACGCGCCTGCGCATCAAGGGGGCGGGGGTTTCGATCGATGACTTCGGCACCGGCTATTCCTCGCTGGCCGAACTCCACCGCCTGCCCTTCACGGAGCTGAAGATCGACCGCTCCTTCACCATGGAGATCCACCACGACAAGGATTCCCGCATCATCGTCGACGCCATCATCCGCATGGCCCACGCCATGGGCCTGCGCGTGGTCGCCGAAGGGGTGGAAACCGCCGAACAGCTGCGCATTCTGGCCGATATGGAGTGCGATGCCGCCCAGGGCTACCACTTCTGCCGAGCGGTACCCTATGACAAGTTCATCGCTTTTCTGGAAAGCCGCGAACCCGCCTTCGCCGATCGGGTGATCTCGCCCTAGAATCGGCGACCTGTGGATCGGCGATAATGGTGCCCCCGGGGAGAGTCGAACTCCCACTCCCTTACGGGAAACAGATTTTGAGTCTGCCGCGTCTACCAGTTCCGCCACAGGGGCACCGTGGGTCTGGGTAGGCGGGGGGGGATCATGCCGTCGGTCGGCGCCGCCGTCAACGGGGTTAAAGGGGAGATTTCGTCCTATCTGCATCAAAAGCGCCCGATCCCTGGCCGGGCGGGGGGCTTTGCCACAAGGAAATCACAATTTTCCCCTCCCTTGGCCGGCGTCCTGGGGTGTATGGTTCCCGCCCTTTCCTCCCCGCCTTCATCCCACAGAGTTTTCCGATGACACGTTTGCTGTCCCTTCTCGCGTTGCTCGCGGTGACGACTCCCGCCTTCGCCCTTTTCGCCATGACCGTTCCCGTCGAGGACGCCCGCCGCGAGGCCATCGCCGCCGAAGACCGGGGCGACCAATCCCAGGCCTTGGCGATCTGGCGATCCCTGGCCGACAAGGGCGATGACGAAGCCGAATATCAGTTGGGCCAACACCTGACCCGGGGACCGGCCTCCACCGCCGAACGCATCGAAGGCGCCCATTGGCTGACCCGGGCCGCCAGCCGCGGCCATCAGGGCGCGCTCGACGCCCTCTCAGCCCTGGCCGCCGGCACCGCGCCGGTCACGCTCTCGGCCAGGCGCTAAAGAAAATCCCGAGCGATCTGGACCGGAGTCCAGACACCGATTTGCCCCCCTATCAAGACGGTGGCGCGCCGAGCGGGAACCAAGCTTCCCGCTCGCTGCTCTTGATCACAATCCTGGCGCTCACGGGACCACCCTTTGACGCCACGGCTTTAATCGCATATTTCCCTTTTCGTTTGCACCCGTCCGGGTGCCTGAACCCCTTGTTGCAAAATGCATCTTGTTTTGCAAACGGGTTGCGAAGTGACGCTAATTCTCAACTTGTTCCGCGAATCCGTTCGAGAAAGCCATCGAGCTCGCGTTCCAGGCCGGCGCTCTGATCGGCCAACCCCTCGGCGGTTTCGCGCAGTTCCAGCGCCGAGCGGGCCGAGCGCGCCATCACTGCGCCCATGCGCTCCAGATTGCCCGTAACCGTCGTCATCGTCGCCGCCGTGCCGTCCAGGGCCTGGCCGATGCCGCCGATGGCCACCTCCTGGGCGCCGACCGCCGCCGACAGGGCCTCGGTCAAACCCGAGACCCGGCCGACCTCGCTGGAGATATGACCGATACCCTCGACCGTTCCGGCGATGGCTTGGCGGATATCCTCGACATGGCCGGCGATTTCCTCGGTTGCCCGGTTGGTCTGCTGGGCAAGGGTCTTGACCTCGCCGGCGACCACGGCGAAGCCCTTGCCCGCCGCGCCGGCGCGGGCGGCTTCGATGGTGGCGTTGAGCGCCAGAAGATTGGTCTGGGCGGCGACGCTGGTGATCAGATCGACCACCTGACCGATGCGCTCGGCCGCCGCCGACAGGGCGGCGACGCGGCTTTCGGCCTCGGTGGTTTCGGCAAGGGCGCCGGTGATGGCGCTTTGCGATTGGGCCAGATGATCGCGCGCCAGCCCGGCCGAGCGCACCAGTTCATGGGCGCTCGTCACCACCTCGGCCAGGGTTTGGGCGGCGGCGGCGATCAGATCGGCGACGCCGCGTCCGGCCTCGTCGGTTTCGCCGGCCTCGTCGGCCATGCGCCGCCCCTTGTCGGTGATCAGATGGGCCGCGCGGTCAAGATCGGTGGCGAGGTGGCGGACGCTGCGCTCGAAGCCATCGGCCAGATCAAGCAGGGCGGCGCGCCGGTGGCGTTCGGCCTCTTCCCCCTCGCGCCGGCGCTCGGCATGCAAGCGATCAACCTCGGCGGCGTTGCGCTTGAAAACGGCGACCGCCTCGGCCATGCGGCCGATTTCATCGCGACGCCCGAGTCCGGGCACCTCGACGTCGCTTTCCCCGGCGGCCAGGGCCAGCATCGTCCGTTCGATCCGCCCGAGAGGGCGATAGATCGACTGGCCGACCAAAGCGGAGGCCAGAACGAACAGCACCAGCAAGCCGCCCCCGCCCCACGACAGCAAGGTCAGCATATGGGCGCGGGTTTCCACGAAGCGCTGGCGGGCCAGGGTGGTTTCCTGATCGGCGAGGGCGACGATCTCGGCCAGATCGCGCTCAAAAGCGTCAAGGGCGGCGGTCAGGGTGGCGCCGGCGGCCTTGCTGGTTTCGACGGCGGCGATATAGCCGGTCAGCCCCTTGGTATAGGCGCCCACCGCCGAGGACAGCCGCGTCGCCGTATCGGCGTCAAAAGGCCCGCCCATCAGGGCGAAGTCGAATTCATTGGCGGCCTTGCGCAAGCGGCCCAAGGCGTCCGGCCCGGGGGCGATCAGAAAGCCCTGTTCAAAGCGCTTGACCTGGGCCAGCTTGACGGCGATCTGGCCGACATTGGGCCATTGGGCAAGCTCGCCCTCGATGCCGGCGATCACCCCGGACAAGTGACCGCGCAGCCCTTCGCCTTCGCCCACGCCCAGGGTTTCCTGGGCGGCGGCGGCCGTGGCCATCTTGGCCTCCAAGGCGGCGGCCCCGGTCATCAGGCGATCGAGCGTCGGCTTACCCGCCTCGCCGATCCCGGCGGCCGCCGCCAGAACGCCGACCCGGCCGAGATCGCCCCGCGCGGCTTCGGCCAGCGCGCGGAAGCGGGCCACCGCCTCGGCGCGTTCGGTGGCGTAGGACTGATGGGCCAGCCGCAGGCCGGCGACGTTGAGGGCGATATCCTTGACCCCAAGATCGATGTCGCGCAGCACGGCGCGGCGGTCCTCGATCTCGCGGCTGGCCGCCTCGCTGACGAAATGGATGGCGACGGCGCCGCCGAAAGCCAAAAGCCCAAGCAGCACCAAAATCACCATCCGCGCGCCGATCGGGATGGAAAACCCGGCCAAGGGTGAGCGGTTCAGCCGTGCCAGAAACCGGCCACGACCGGAAGAGGCGGCCGAGGGGGAGGGGGGAGAAGCGAAGGACCGCTCCATCCCCCCGGAAGGCGAATAGGCCGTGGCGAACGAGGCTTTCATGGGCACCCTATGGGGCAACGGGAAAATGAAACGACGCGCCCAGCGATACGCTGGCCATCGGGTTGGCGCGGACCGTAGCACCGGGGTTCGGAGGGTAATGGGACAGTTCCGTGAAAATGCCCCGTCCCGGGTGTCCCTTCTGGCAAAAAGGCCATACCCGCTTGCCGAGAGCGGGACCGGTGGCCGGCGACGGCGATGGTTGCCAGGGCGCAAGCGCCTTGCTAGATCAAGGCCGGTCCAAGCTCCCAAGGAGAACCCCCATGCCGCCGATGCCCGCCGCCTGTCCCTTCCGGGGGCTGCGTCTGCTGGCCCTGGCCCTGCTGCTGGTCAGTGGCGGAGCGTTGATGGCCGCGCTCTATGCCGAGTTCGCCCTTGGCTTGGAGCCTTGCGTTCTGTGTCTTTACGAACGCGGTCCCTGGGTTTTGGCCGCCCTGCTCTGCGCCATCGCCTTTCAGCCCGGGCTTGACGCGTCGTGGCGTCGCCGCCTGCTCGGCCTCTGCGCCCTGGCCTTTTTTGGCAATGCGCTGCTCGCGGGCTTTCATATCGGCGTCGAACAGCATTGGTGGGCGGGCACGGATGCCTGCGGGCCGACGGCGGCCGGACCGGGCGTCGGGTCCTTGGGCGATCTGCGGGCGGCGATGAGCGCCCCGGCCCCGGCCACGGCGCGCTGCGACACGCCGTCTTGGACCTTCCATGGGCTGACCCTGGCCGGACTCAACCTGATTTTATCGCTGATCCTGGGCGGGGTGACGGGTTGGCGGGTGCTGCGCCGCGACGATAGCCACCCCATATAAACGCCGGTCCGCGTTTTCTAGGAGCCTTCCCGCCATGACCTCGCCGTCCTCGCGCACCCCCCGGGGGTCCACTCCGCCCTTCGAACCCTCGGCCGACGAGCTGGTTCTTCACGCCAGCGGCCGCAAGACCGCCGAGGACCGCCTGCCCGGCGATCCGTCGCCCGCCGCGCTGATAGACCGCTTCCTGCGCGTCGATCAGGCCGGCGAGCATGGCGCCGTGCGCATCTACCAGGGGCAATTGGCCGTGCTCGGCCGACGTTCGGCCAATGTCGGGGTCTTGCGCCACATGTTGGCCCAGGAAGAGGTTCACCTCGCCACCTTTGACAAGCTGGTCGCCGACCGCCGGGCCCGCCCGACCCTGCTTGGCCCGCTGTGGCATGTCGCCGGCTTCGCCTTGGGGGCGGGAACCGCCCTGCTTGGCGAAAAGGCGGCGATGGCCTGCACCACCGCCATCGAAGAGGCGATCGACGGCCATTACAAAGATCAATACGACCGCCTGGGCGATGACGAACTGCCGCTGAAGGCCACCATCGACACCTTCCGCCGCGAGGAACTGGAACACCGCGATATCGGCTATGCCAATGGCGCCCGCCAAGCCCCGGCCTTTCCGGTGCTGAGCGGGGCGATCAAGGCCGGAGCCAAGCTGGCGATCTGGGTCTCCGAACGGGTCTGACGCCCCCGGCGACCGAGATTAGTTTTTGGCGCGGCGGGCGAGCAGCAGCGACGCCAGACCGACAAGGCCCAGGATATAGCCGATGCCGCCCAGGATATCGTGGAAGGCGATGCGGTCATCCTGGGCGTCAAGCTGGTCCTCGATCGGTCGCAGCTTGCGCGAGAGCAGGGCATCCAGGGCGGCGAGATCCCTGCCCGCGAGGGCGGCGAGATCATTGCCCGTCCCCCCTTCGCCAGTCGCCACCACGGAAGCCATCGCGACCGGGACGGCGGGGGCGGAATTCGGCGCGCCGCCGGGCAGGCCGGGGGGCAGATCGCGGGCGGGAACCGTCATCTCGGCGCGGTGACCATCGCCGGAATTGACGACAATAACGTGATCGACGCCTTCGCGGGCCAGGAACCGGAAGCCGCCATCGGCGCCGGTCACCGCCGTTCCCAGCTCGCGGCCATCGGGGGCGCTGAAACGCACCGTCACTCCCTGGGGATAGCGGCCGCCGCCGAAATAGGCGCTGCCGACGATCTCGGCGCCTTCGACGGTGGCGAACATCTTGAGCTTATGGGCGAAGGCCAGCGGCGGCGCGGCGCTTGCCAGAAGGCCGATCCCCAGGCAGAGGATCAGGAGACGAAGGATCCCGACCATGGGCGACCTCCCTGTCGCGGAAGCATCTCGGGACGGACACGGTGGAGCAGGGCGACGGCGGCGCCGGTAATCAGCGATTCCAGGCCGATCACCGGCAGATTGCCCAGCACCACCAACCCGGCCGCCGGCAGGAAGGCCTGATCGGACAGGGCCAAAACTCCGGCGACCAGCAGGGCGGAAACCAGCACCGCCAGCCCGCCGCAGATCGCCGCCAGCACCGGCGCCCGCGACGGCGCCAGCCGATCGGCCAACCCCCGGAAGAGCGCCCAGGCCAGCACCGCCGGGGCGGCCATGGTCAGGGTGTTGACGCCAAGCACCAGAAGGCCGCCGAAGCCGAAGAACACCGCCTGCAGGGCCAGTCCGACCAGAATGGCCGGAAAGGCCGCCCAACCCAACATCAGGCCGATCAGCCCGCTGAGCACGAGATGGGTGCTTGTCGGTCCCAGCGGCACATGGATCAGACTGGCGACGAAGAACACCGCCGAAAACAGGCCACAGGTCGGCAGACGCTCGGCATCGATGGCGCGCAGGCCCTTGGCGACGCCGGCGACGGCGACGACCGTCAGCGGCGCCGCCACGGAGAGCGGGACGATCCCCTCGGCGATATGCATGGCCTTGATCCTTTGGCTAAAACAAGAGTCTCGCCGGCCTTATTTGGCGGGCATATCGACCGTATGGACCCAGAGCAGGGCGCCTTCCTCCACCGGCACGCTTTCGCCCGTCGGACTGGTCATCGGCTTGGGCCCTTCAAGCAGGGCGGCAAAGCCCCACCAGCCGGCCTTAGGCATGGCGAAATGGAAGGTTCCGCCGCCATCGGCCTTGACCACCTGGGTGACGAAGACATCGTCGGGCGCGGTGATCGTGCCTTGGCTGCGGTATTCTACTTCGACGACGGCCCCGGGCACCGGCTTGCCGTCGCGGGTGACGACGCCCGAAAAGACGTTGCCGGTATAAAGCCCATAGGGGCGGGTCAGCGGCAGGATCTCGACGGGCAGGCCGACGGCGGCGTCCCACCCCTCATCGGCGCCGAAGGCATCGACCACCACCTTGGTGTAATGGACGATCATCACGCCTTCCGCCGGCTCCCAATAGGGGGCGGGCTCGATCCAGAAAATGTAATCGCCCGGCTTCTTGGCGGTGAACTCGGCGCGATAGGCCGCCTTGCCGTCGATGACGACCGGCGAGAGGCTGTTGAGCAACGAAGTGGTCTGACCGTCGACCGTCACCGCGAAGCGCGCCGGTTTGCCCATCGCCATCACCGGGCCGTTCTGCATCGGATGGGTGAAGGTCGCCGACAGCGTGACCTTGCCGCCCGTCACCTCGCCGACCAGCGGCGGATCGGGGATCAGTTCCTGGAAATGGGCCTGGGCGGGCAGGGCGGCGAAGACCGACAGGGCGGCAAGGGCGCAAGCGCGTAAAAAGTGGGAACGAAGCGAGACGTCGGGCATTGGTCTCGAGTCCTTTGAGCGCGAGGAGCGGAAAGGGATCAGGGTTGGCTCAGCTATATACCGCGTCGCATAATGTTTTGCGGCAGCGACCCTAAGGCGGCGCTCGACCCTTGTCCACTGTTCAAAACCACTCGGGCGGTAAGAAATAAGCGGGGGAGCCCGGTCCCGGGCGGCGACGGACCACATAAGTGACACACATCAATGCGCGCCGACCGGCGCTGACGTTCCCTTTCCGGTCGGAGGAAACGAACGGGACAACCCGTCATGCCAACACTGACCAAGGGACTCGCGGTTTTCGCCTTCCTGGCGATTCCGCTGTGCTTGATCATCGCCCTGTCGGAAGCCGACAGGCGAACGACGTTGTCTTTGGAGGCGGCGGAACGAACCAGTTTTCGTTTGGCCATGCGCAGCCATGTCATCGATCTCGACGAGATTCTGACGGCGATGGCCAAGGGCGATTACGACACGGCGGCGACCATCGCCTCGGACCGCATGGACAGCGCCGGTCAAAGGGCGCATCACCTGTCCGACATCATCCTTCCCGGTCCCGATACCCCGGCTTTCCGCGAGACCGAGCGCGCCCTCCATAACGCCGCCGACCGCTTCGGCGAAGCCGCGCGCGCCTCTCCGGGAAGCCCGGAAATGCGGGCGCGCTACCAGGAGCTGGTGGCGGTCTGCCAGGGCTGCCACACGTCCTTCCGCATCGACCCCGGCTTCTGACCCCCCGTCCGGCCAGCCCTGGGCCGGCCCTGGGCCAGCCGCCGCGCCGTTCTTTGGATGATTGCGCCAAAGGGCCGGCCGGGGCACTGTGCGCGGAGCAGTTCCCGCCTTCGGGCAGTCTCTTCAGGGCCGAGCGTTCCCTTGCCGACTACCCCGCGCGTCATCGCCATCAGCCCGATTCTCGCCGTGCGCGACGTCGCCGTCAGCGTGGCCTTTTATGTGCGCTATCTTGGCTTCCGCAAGGTCTTCGTCATGGAGGATCTGTCTTATGGGGTGGTGGCGTTTGATAGCCACGCCGTGCATTTCACCCGCAGCGAAGACAAGGCGGCGCTGCGGGCGACGCGGGGGCGCAC
The DNA window shown above is from Rhodospirillum rubrum ATCC 11170 and carries:
- a CDS encoding GGDEF/EAL domain-containing response regulator, which codes for MPGRKPIALLIDDDPEIRAFIRAVLTPMDFFCEEFDGFGALRDRTEVNDADVIILDLSLGEDDGVEVLRWLADRRCPAGIALVSSFDERLLATALKVGQSYGLSMLKCLRKPVKPVDLREMLANRPRPQSAIAREELALGIEARELVLFYQPKIEVATGAVSSAEALVRWNNGRRGLIFPGSFIPLAETSGLMSTMTDMVLDQALFDRAAWGALGFSPAVAVNLSASALVDLDLPDRVGASLHKHGVPASALILEVTEASAMRDTRSSMDVLTRLRIKGAGVSIDDFGTGYSSLAELHRLPFTELKIDRSFTMEIHHDKDSRIIVDAIIRMAHAMGLRVVAEGVETAEQLRILADMECDAAQGYHFCRAVPYDKFIAFLESREPAFADRVISP
- a CDS encoding methyl-accepting chemotaxis protein, which codes for MKASFATAYSPSGGMERSFASPPSPSAASSGRGRFLARLNRSPLAGFSIPIGARMVILVLLGLLAFGGAVAIHFVSEAASREIEDRRAVLRDIDLGVKDIALNVAGLRLAHQSYATERAEAVARFRALAEAARGDLGRVGVLAAAAGIGEAGKPTLDRLMTGAAALEAKMATAAAAQETLGVGEGEGLRGHLSGVIAGIEGELAQWPNVGQIAVKLAQVKRFEQGFLIAPGPDALGRLRKAANEFDFALMGGPFDADTATRLSSAVGAYTKGLTGYIAAVETSKAAGATLTAALDAFERDLAEIVALADQETTLARQRFVETRAHMLTLLSWGGGGLLVLFVLASALVGQSIYRPLGRIERTMLALAAGESDVEVPGLGRRDEIGRMAEAVAVFKRNAAEVDRLHAERRREGEEAERHRRAALLDLADGFERSVRHLATDLDRAAHLITDKGRRMADEAGETDEAGRGVADLIAAAAQTLAEVVTSAHELVRSAGLARDHLAQSQSAITGALAETTEAESRVAALSAAAERIGQVVDLITSVAAQTNLLALNATIEAARAGAAGKGFAVVAGEVKTLAQQTNRATEEIAGHVEDIRQAIAGTVEGIGHISSEVGRVSGLTEALSAAVGAQEVAIGGIGQALDGTAATMTTVTGNLERMGAVMARSARSALELRETAEGLADQSAGLERELDGFLERIRGTS
- a CDS encoding disulfide bond formation protein B, with protein sequence MPPMPAACPFRGLRLLALALLLVSGGALMAALYAEFALGLEPCVLCLYERGPWVLAALLCAIAFQPGLDASWRRRLLGLCALAFFGNALLAGFHIGVEQHWWAGTDACGPTAAGPGVGSLGDLRAAMSAPAPATARCDTPSWTFHGLTLAGLNLILSLILGGVTGWRVLRRDDSHPI
- a CDS encoding demethoxyubiquinone hydroxylase family protein translates to MTSPSSRTPRGSTPPFEPSADELVLHASGRKTAEDRLPGDPSPAALIDRFLRVDQAGEHGAVRIYQGQLAVLGRRSANVGVLRHMLAQEEVHLATFDKLVADRRARPTLLGPLWHVAGFALGAGTALLGEKAAMACTTAIEEAIDGHYKDQYDRLGDDELPLKATIDTFRREELEHRDIGYANGARQAPAFPVLSGAIKAGAKLAIWVSERV
- the cbiM gene encoding cobalt transporter CbiM, yielding MHIAEGIVPLSVAAPLTVVAVAGVAKGLRAIDAERLPTCGLFSAVFFVASLIHVPLGPTSTHLVLSGLIGLMLGWAAFPAILVGLALQAVFFGFGGLLVLGVNTLTMAAPAVLAWALFRGLADRLAPSRAPVLAAICGGLAVLVSALLVAGVLALSDQAFLPAAGLVVLGNLPVIGLESLITGAAVALLHRVRPEMLPRQGGRPWSGSFVS
- a CDS encoding DUF4198 domain-containing protein — protein: MPDVSLRSHFLRACALAALSVFAALPAQAHFQELIPDPPLVGEVTGGKVTLSATFTHPMQNGPVMAMGKPARFAVTVDGQTTSLLNSLSPVVIDGKAAYRAEFTAKKPGDYIFWIEPAPYWEPAEGVMIVHYTKVVVDAFGADEGWDAAVGLPVEILPLTRPYGLYTGNVFSGVVTRDGKPVPGAVVEVEYRSQGTITAPDDVFVTQVVKADGGGTFHFAMPKAGWWGFAALLEGPKPMTSPTGESVPVEEGALLWVHTVDMPAK
- a CDS encoding cytochrome c, with translation MPTLTKGLAVFAFLAIPLCLIIALSEADRRTTLSLEAAERTSFRLAMRSHVIDLDEILTAMAKGDYDTAATIASDRMDSAGQRAHHLSDIILPGPDTPAFRETERALHNAADRFGEAARASPGSPEMRARYQELVAVCQGCHTSFRIDPGF
- a CDS encoding bleomycin resistance protein translates to MPTTPRVIAISPILAVRDVAVSVAFYVRYLGFRKVFVMEDLSYGVVAFDSHAVHFTRSEDKAALRATRGRTAIYIRVDHIEPLWNRVYQAAPPTPVRSLETHPWGMREFHVQDPDGCLLRFGEEAG